The segment GCCCCCGCCACGCTCCTCATGTTCTCCGGGAACTGCCTGTAGTACAGCTCCGTCTGCCCGATCGCCGCGAACGCCTCCGacatccccgccgccacctgctgCGGCACCAGCCACAGGAACGACATCTTCACTCCCACCGCgcccagccggcgccgccgctgctccaccgccgccgccaccaccatcgtcgcCACCGACAGCACCAGCCCCACCCCGATGCGCTGCAGCTGGCTGATCCCGCCCTCCTTCCCCGTCACCCGCCGCAGCGCCGGCACCACCACCCGGTCGTACACCGGGATCCACACCGTCATCGCCATCATGTTGAACACCACCATCGACCCCGCCGGCACCTCGAACGCCCACCACCTCGTCAGCCGCCGGTCCATCTGCAGCGCCTGGAGCACCACGAACGTGCCCAGCTGCGTTACCACGATGAAGTACACGATCCCCGCCGACCACACCGGGATGATCCGCGCCAGGCacttcacctcctccacctgctGCACCGTGCACAGCCGCCACGGGCTCGATCTCGACTCCGGCGTCACCACGGCGGCCTTGTCCAGGCACCGGAACTGGTCCGTGTACGCGATCTTGGCCACCAGCTTGCTCTGGTGCGGCGGGTCGAACAGGTCGTCGGCGGAGGCCGGTGCGGGGACGCGGCGCttgcggacggcggcgacgatgacccGGGCGAAGCTGGTGAAGGGGCTGCCCTCGGGGCGGACGCGGACGTAGAGGCGGGTGCCCATGAAGAAGAGGGCGCAGGAGATGGCCATgagggcggcggggacggcgagtCCGATCGCCCAGCTGACGTTGCTCTGGAGGTAGATGATGAGGGTGGCGGAGAGCATCATGGCGACTGTGAAGGTGAAGTAGTACCAGTTGAAGAAGCTGGCAatgccgcggcggccggagtcggTGCGCGGGTCGAACTGGTCGGCGCCGAAGGCGAGGTTGCAGGGGCggatgccgccggcgccgacgacgaggaaggcgaaggcggcgaggagcgcggcgagctgGCCGTGCGTGGGGCCCTGGCACGTGGACGGTGACGTACAGGGTGGGGGGTGGAGAGATGggatggcggcggtgagggTGAGGAGAAGCATGCCGAGGCaggaggcgagggaggcggcggcgatggtggtgtaGCGGCCGAGGAAGGTGTCGGAGAGGAAGGCGCCGAGGAGGGGGGCGAGGTTGGTGGTGCCGGAGAAGAAGttgaggagggtggcggcgtgGACGCTGGGGAGGTGGTAGACGGTGGTGAGGTACACCAGCAGGTTGGCGGTGGTTCCGATGGTGCCCAGCTTCTCGAACGTCTCGTTCCCTATCACGTATGGCATCGACTTCCATCCTCGGTACCGGACGCTGCtgatcacctcctcctcctcctcgccgccggtgatctTCTTCTcgcccggctgctgctgcttctccatGGCTGCTGCTGCGTCCATGATAGATCTTGATCTTGATCGAGTAGAGtagagtagctagctagatagaGGAGCTTGCATGCAGGGAGGAGTGCAAGGAGAGATGAGTGAGTGGAGGCCTATAAATAAGCTTAGCAGAAGCAGAGTCCAGCAAGAGACAGACAGACACAAAGATATTGATTCGATTCAAGGGCATGTATAACGTCGACTGAACTGCATGAACAGAGTGTAATTGAATTGTTGTGAGATTGCCTTCCTTCCACATGCACAGTGCTCAATTAAGTACCATATGCTCACTGCAAAAGTACTTAAATAATGGTgccatttttcttttaaaaagacTTTTCATGCATGAGTTTCTTACAAATACTACTTTTTTTGGATAATTAATTTCTAaagcatttaaattttaattcatTCCTTCGTCTGTACtctcaaataattaattaccagGGACCATTTATCGCAAATCACGAATAATCATCACAAATCATCCATCCACCTGTAAATCTGTCTTCCTGCGGATGATAGTGTATACTTAAGCACGAGTCAGAGACCAAATAATTGAGGCtgcaggttaattaattaatgggaATTTGGGGAGCTTGTGGATCAAGCTAATATATGGTAGCTGTACCGTGTGATTTTGCTACACTCTAGCTTAGTTCGTCCGATAGTTTGGGCAGGGGGGTCGATATGATGTAATTAAGTTGATGTCGGCCAGTATCAGGATATACACATAGATTAGTCAAAACGGTGTTAGTAATTTTTTGGCCGGAAACTGTATATGGATGTGTATGTGTACAACGTCATTTTCAGTTAACTTTATTTGACCAAAGGAAAAGAAGGCTTAattggtacttcctccgttttacaatgtaagtcattctaacatttcccatatttatattgatgttaataaatctagatagatgtatatgtctagattcgttaacatcaatataaatgtggaaaatattaaaatgacttacattgtgaaacaaaggAAGTACTAGCAAATGGTGGTTAGTTTGAGTATGAGTGCTACTGATCAAGTGTGGAGTCAAGATGACCGCAGCTGGTGAATAGTACGTAGGGATGGATGTATTCCGGCGGCAAGTGtacattatttattaattactactcctatTATCAATCATATATAGTATACTCCAGCAATGACAGTCAAAACAAGTTGCAGTACTAGTAGTAGACAGAGAGAGATATTACTACGTACAGACTAGCTAGAGAGTACCGATGGACTGCAGATTATTCTGCTTTCAGATTTCAACGTCAATGCAAAGCAATTTACTACAGTAGCTATACTGTATATACTGTCAATTAATCAGCTGATTTTGTTTTCCCGGCCGGTCCTTCTCTAGCtacgatttctttttttttttaaaaaaaaaatggacgcTAACTTAATTAAATTAGCTTGCTCGTGAAGCTAGATACATACTTCTACTCATTACAAAATCTCAGTTTCTGCACATGTGTTTATTAGTTACTCTAGTTACTACTCAAACTGGCTTGCTAATTACTCCAGTCTTTAGCCGCCTGCGGATATATCGGTCCTGCCGGCTGCTAACTGGGTAGCTTAGCTAGTCGATATCATCAACTTGCTGCAGCGAGCGCGGCAActgtacgtatatatacatacgaGTGCttcttaataattaattaaattagtttGACTTTGCTAGCACTGCCACTATATATGGAGTATACAGTGCAACTGGATAGCACTctcatccgtttcaaaatgtttgacaccattaactttttagtatatgtttgatcgtttatctttttcaaaaaattttgtgaaatatgtaaaactatatgtgtacacgaaagtatatttaacaataaatcaaatgatatgaaaagaataaataattacttaaattttttaaataagatgaatggtcaaacccgtactaaaaagtcaacggtgttaaacattttgaaacggatggagtagctatTAAGTTTgtcgcatgcatatatatgcggCGGCCGAATTAAGTCTGACGCTAGCTGATCCATCCATCGACGCGACTCGATGGTCATCGATCGATCCGATGAGTCCTCTCCTTCCTAACTTAATTATATACTGCTACAGTACTTCTTCCTCTTTATATTTGCCAATTACAAACAAAATTTGAGGTGAATTCTACGGAACTCTTGATTGAGTAGTAATTTATATCATGCGTGATATAAAAGTTAGTCAATAAAATGGAAAGATACATCTCAATCGCTATAGCCATTTatcaactttatatatatatatatatatatatatatatatatatatatatatatatatatatatatatatatatatatacttaaaagAACAG is part of the Oryza glaberrima chromosome 12, OglaRS2, whole genome shotgun sequence genome and harbors:
- the LOC127756455 gene encoding protein NRT1/ PTR FAMILY 2.11-like, encoding MDAAAAMEKQQQPGEKKITGGEEEEEVISSVRYRGWKSMPYVIGNETFEKLGTIGTTANLLVYLTTVYHLPSVHAATLLNFFSGTTNLAPLLGAFLSDTFLGRYTTIAAASLASCLGMLLLTLTAAIPSLHPPPCTSPSTCQGPTHGQLAALLAAFAFLVVGAGGIRPCNLAFGADQFDPRTDSGRRGIASFFNWYYFTFTVAMMLSATLIIYLQSNVSWAIGLAVPAALMAISCALFFMGTRLYVRVRPEGSPFTSFARVIVAAVRKRRVPAPASADDLFDPPHQSKLVAKIAYTDQFRCLDKAAVVTPESRSSPWRLCTVQQVEEVKCLARIIPVWSAGIVYFIVVTQLGTFVVLQALQMDRRLTRWWAFEVPAGSMVVFNMMAMTVWIPVYDRVVVPALRRVTGKEGGISQLQRIGVGLVLSVATMVVAAAVEQRRRRLGAVGVKMSFLWLVPQQVAAGMSEAFAAIGQTELYYRQFPENMRSVAGALFFLAFALANYASGFMVAAVHRTTGWLAQDLNHARLDLFYLTVAAIAAANVCYFLLCARWYRFKNTTIADHVELPDYHHHQPGTANTIGSKV